One segment of Halomonas sp. TD01 DNA contains the following:
- a CDS encoding EAL domain-containing protein — protein sequence MCPNNSDKMANLRTHYITHLGQYEQQLEALWSAAADDQSKLSDIQSMAHRLAGSGKAYGFRELSQVARECEQALEQTEHLSRQERAPAVSEPVRELLRALKQISKAEPNEVAHNYAQDAAETKSQSENDIPVLIVDDDKNFALKLSENLDSYGYIAHVEQNITQLEKAIADYDPLAVIVDMDFFGDRFAGARQVTYRQHNDGAPLPIIFISEHDSFDLRLASVRAGGNHFLHKPLDISRLTALLRAELNMAPVEPYRVMIVDDDQDLLNLYENILDDAGYSVRTADNAQNALNLLDQFQPELVLIDVKMPGCNGIELGRIIRQHEEFSSIPLLFMSAVAGMDVQLACARLANDEFINKPVEPWRLLMMVKSRVVKGRQLRSMDRVLMTPGADVAQDPLTALPKLVEVRRTLNGLLQQPFEGVLAVIKMDLREFHSINNLYGHYFGDEVLQGVAWRLGQHLDKDSMLSREGSDEFLILSQGHSSQKALDEYVRKLVQVVNQTDMNSEHGSVSLSVDVGVAIATDNNMTADELLDQTDIALFKAKAAKDAERVYFDAELKAEQKYRFTLEQSIRLGLDKQEFVAVYQPIFSVAERRIVGFEALARWQHPERGLLGPGEFIPLMEERGLISRLTEQIISRVVPQLAHWHTINPDWFMSLNLSAKDIQTPVFINNLTSLIHAHQLMPEKIVLEITESLLLADWQSASQVLASLRSLGVRVALDDFGTGYSSLSYLQRINADKLKIDRSFIEHWSQTGDARLLRATVRLGQSMNMDVIAEGVEKNEELAFLKQLGCHQYQGFLSARPMLPEDIEAGDWF from the coding sequence ATGTGCCCTAACAATTCTGATAAAATGGCCAATCTGCGAACCCATTACATCACTCACCTAGGTCAATACGAACAACAACTGGAGGCACTTTGGTCGGCCGCGGCTGATGACCAAAGCAAGCTGTCGGATATCCAGTCAATGGCGCATCGTCTGGCCGGTTCGGGCAAGGCCTATGGATTCCGGGAATTGTCGCAGGTGGCGAGAGAGTGTGAGCAGGCACTGGAGCAAACGGAACATCTCTCACGGCAGGAACGAGCACCGGCAGTATCCGAGCCGGTCAGAGAATTGTTACGGGCATTGAAACAGATCTCGAAAGCTGAACCGAACGAGGTGGCCCATAATTACGCCCAAGATGCTGCAGAAACGAAAAGCCAGTCCGAAAACGATATTCCTGTCCTGATTGTGGATGACGATAAAAACTTCGCACTCAAACTCTCGGAAAACCTCGACTCTTACGGTTATATTGCGCACGTTGAGCAGAATATTACTCAATTGGAAAAAGCAATTGCCGACTATGACCCGCTTGCTGTGATCGTCGACATGGATTTTTTCGGCGATCGCTTTGCGGGTGCCAGGCAAGTGACTTACAGGCAACATAACGATGGCGCTCCCCTTCCCATCATTTTCATCTCTGAGCATGATTCTTTCGACCTTCGCCTGGCATCCGTCAGAGCAGGCGGCAATCATTTTCTTCACAAGCCATTGGATATTTCCAGATTGACTGCCCTGCTGCGCGCAGAGCTGAACATGGCACCTGTCGAGCCCTATCGGGTCATGATTGTTGACGATGATCAAGACTTGCTGAATTTGTATGAAAACATTCTCGATGATGCCGGCTATTCAGTCAGAACGGCGGATAACGCGCAGAACGCCCTCAATCTTCTCGATCAGTTTCAACCCGAGCTGGTACTGATTGATGTCAAGATGCCTGGCTGCAATGGCATTGAGCTGGGTCGTATCATCCGCCAGCATGAAGAATTTTCTAGCATACCGCTGTTATTTATGTCGGCGGTTGCTGGTATGGATGTGCAGCTGGCCTGTGCCCGCCTGGCAAATGACGAATTCATCAACAAACCGGTAGAACCCTGGCGGCTGTTGATGATGGTCAAGTCGCGTGTTGTGAAAGGCCGCCAGTTGCGAAGCATGGATCGCGTTTTGATGACACCCGGGGCAGACGTGGCTCAAGACCCACTGACGGCGCTACCAAAACTGGTGGAAGTCCGGCGTACTCTGAACGGCCTTTTGCAACAACCGTTTGAAGGGGTTCTGGCCGTGATAAAAATGGATCTTCGGGAGTTTCACTCCATCAATAATCTCTATGGCCACTATTTTGGTGATGAGGTCCTGCAAGGTGTTGCATGGAGGCTAGGTCAACACCTGGACAAGGACAGTATGTTGAGTCGCGAGGGCAGTGATGAGTTTCTGATTCTGAGTCAGGGGCATTCCTCGCAAAAGGCGCTTGATGAGTACGTGAGGAAATTGGTTCAGGTAGTAAATCAAACGGATATGAACTCTGAGCATGGCTCTGTCTCGCTATCGGTGGATGTTGGGGTTGCGATCGCCACGGACAACAACATGACGGCAGACGAGCTCCTGGACCAGACGGATATAGCTTTGTTTAAAGCGAAAGCGGCCAAAGATGCTGAACGGGTTTACTTTGATGCAGAGCTCAAGGCTGAGCAAAAATACCGCTTTACCCTGGAACAATCGATCAGGCTGGGGCTGGATAAACAAGAGTTTGTTGCGGTTTACCAGCCAATTTTCTCAGTGGCAGAGAGGCGCATTGTCGGGTTCGAGGCGCTGGCCCGTTGGCAACATCCGGAGCGTGGTCTGCTGGGGCCGGGGGAGTTTATTCCACTGATGGAAGAGCGGGGGCTAATTTCCCGGTTAACGGAGCAGATAATCAGCCGTGTGGTGCCTCAACTCGCCCATTGGCACACCATCAACCCGGATTGGTTTATGTCGCTGAACCTCTCCGCGAAAGATATCCAGACACCGGTGTTTATCAACAACCTGACCTCGCTGATCCACGCCCATCAGCTGATGCCGGAGAAAATCGTGCTGGAAATCACCGAGAGTCTGCTGCTGGCGGACTGGCAAAGCGCCAGTCAGGTGCTGGCGTCACTCAGGTCGCTGGGTGTTCGCGTGGCACTGGATGATTTCGGCACCGGTTACAGCTCGCTGAGTTATCTCCAACGCATTAACGCCGACAAGCTGAAAATCGATCGCAGTTTTATTGAACACTGGTCCCAAACCGGGGATGCCCGCTTGTTGCGTGCTACGGTGCGATTGGGCCAAAGTATGAACATGGATGTGATCGCCGAGGGTGTTGAAAAAAACGAAGAGCTGGCTTTTCTAAAGCAACTCGGCTGTCACCAGTATCAGGGCTTTCTGAGCGCCCGCCCCATGCTGCCGGAAGACATTGAAGCGGGTGACTGGTTTTAA
- a CDS encoding PAS domain-containing protein, translated as MKAPEIPDNETERQQALDDTGLLTEGPEERFDRITRLACHTFSVPIALVSLIDRDRQWFKSRQGLDATETPRDISFCGHAIHQSETLIVEDTLEDERFFDNPLVTSGPDIRFYAGAPLHTDTGYRLGTLCLIDRQPRSFDDTQIALLRELAAMVEDLIRADARQRRQTTEMEQKLQASHDEVVSLLNNMPGITFRCLPDEHWTMLYMSRQVDNVSGYTADDMIGNKRISYAKLIHSDDASKCDEAVAEAMTENTEWHIEYRIRHRTKGWRWVEERGRCVRDDPQYPAVLEGFIVDITREYDALQQLEHNHRALMLLNDIAFSTHRSLDDKIGYALQEARYYLGSDMAILSHIERDTYTVAWVDANDGIPVAAGQQFPLGDTWCDLLVSSADEGPTREYFIPDTNQPEYHAHPCYKANSLGSYAGIVVEVDGHPWGTLNFSSVRVRQEGYDESEKLFLRLLANWFSEVLTNSLGHDRLTKLMAQLPGVVYQFRRFPDGTMVFPFSSPQIEDLYGITPEQAAQEATPAFERIHPDDLAALSASIEDSARTLENLTMKYRVAHPRHGYRWVSGDAKPERLLDGSIQWHGYIQDVDEQQKARIALEQSEARLHGLFEFSPIGIALNDFETGRFIDLNHALVAPTGYTAEEFIALSYWDFTPKEYLPEEEKALADLRTTGRYGPFEKEYIRKDGSRYPVRLQGMISEEIDGRKVIWSLVEDISERKKLDRMKDQFIATVSHELRTPLTSIKGSLGLLAGGAAGELPHKAQKLLETAERNTSRLMHLINDLLDMEKLVAGKMTMAPQKQALAPILDEAIESVREYLHSHSVNINTPQAWPAITVKVDSQRLVQALTNLLSNAMKFSPENSPVEVSVIEQDETAEIRIRDHGSGVSPEFQERLFQRFSQADATDSRKLPGTGLGLAITREICQQLGGQVGYRDAAGGGAEFYIQLPVIKS; from the coding sequence ATGAAAGCCCCTGAGATTCCTGACAATGAAACCGAGCGTCAGCAGGCACTGGACGACACTGGCCTTCTGACCGAGGGCCCCGAGGAGCGGTTTGACCGGATCACCCGTCTGGCTTGCCATACTTTCTCTGTGCCCATTGCCCTAGTGTCTTTGATAGACCGGGATCGGCAATGGTTCAAATCTCGCCAGGGGCTGGACGCAACAGAAACACCCCGGGATATCTCTTTCTGCGGCCATGCGATTCATCAAAGCGAGACGCTGATCGTTGAAGACACGCTTGAAGACGAGCGCTTCTTCGATAACCCACTGGTGACCAGCGGCCCAGACATCCGCTTCTATGCCGGTGCCCCCCTGCATACCGATACTGGGTATCGCCTGGGTACCCTATGCCTGATCGACCGCCAACCGCGATCGTTTGACGACACTCAGATTGCTCTACTCCGGGAGCTGGCGGCCATGGTGGAGGATCTAATCCGAGCGGATGCCCGACAGCGCAGACAGACCACCGAAATGGAGCAGAAGCTACAGGCAAGCCATGATGAAGTGGTATCACTGCTGAACAATATGCCAGGTATAACCTTCCGCTGCCTGCCAGATGAACACTGGACCATGCTCTATATGAGCAGGCAAGTGGACAACGTCAGTGGCTACACAGCTGACGATATGATCGGGAATAAACGCATCAGTTACGCCAAACTGATTCACAGCGACGACGCGTCAAAGTGTGACGAGGCCGTCGCAGAAGCGATGACGGAGAATACGGAGTGGCACATCGAGTACCGGATTCGCCACCGCACCAAGGGATGGCGCTGGGTAGAAGAGCGCGGCCGGTGCGTCCGGGATGATCCACAGTATCCGGCTGTGCTTGAAGGGTTTATTGTGGATATCACCCGCGAGTACGATGCGCTACAGCAACTGGAGCACAATCACAGGGCATTGATGCTGCTGAACGATATTGCCTTCTCCACCCATCGCTCACTGGATGACAAGATTGGCTACGCCCTGCAGGAGGCCAGATACTATCTTGGCTCAGATATGGCGATTCTCAGCCATATCGAGAGAGACACTTATACCGTTGCCTGGGTAGACGCCAATGACGGCATTCCGGTGGCCGCCGGTCAGCAGTTCCCACTGGGCGACACCTGGTGCGACTTGTTGGTGTCCAGTGCCGATGAAGGGCCTACCCGCGAGTACTTTATTCCGGACACGAATCAGCCTGAGTATCACGCTCACCCCTGTTACAAAGCCAACTCGCTGGGTAGCTATGCAGGCATTGTTGTGGAGGTGGACGGCCACCCCTGGGGAACCCTGAACTTTTCTTCTGTTCGCGTCAGGCAAGAAGGCTATGACGAAAGCGAAAAGCTGTTTCTCCGCTTGCTGGCCAATTGGTTCTCAGAGGTGTTGACCAACAGCCTCGGTCATGATCGTCTGACCAAGCTGATGGCACAGTTGCCGGGCGTGGTTTACCAGTTCCGCCGTTTCCCCGATGGAACAATGGTCTTCCCCTTCAGCTCGCCCCAGATTGAAGATCTGTATGGTATAACCCCGGAGCAGGCCGCGCAGGAGGCCACGCCCGCTTTCGAGCGTATCCATCCGGATGACCTGGCCGCCTTGAGCGCATCCATCGAAGACTCAGCCCGGACGCTGGAGAACTTGACCATGAAGTATCGCGTGGCGCACCCACGCCATGGCTATCGCTGGGTCTCGGGTGACGCCAAACCGGAACGTTTACTGGATGGCAGTATCCAGTGGCATGGGTATATTCAAGATGTTGACGAACAGCAAAAGGCACGCATTGCTCTGGAACAGAGTGAAGCGCGCCTTCATGGCCTGTTTGAGTTTTCGCCCATTGGCATTGCGCTGAATGACTTTGAGACTGGCCGCTTTATCGACCTCAACCACGCACTGGTTGCCCCAACCGGTTATACGGCAGAAGAGTTTATCGCGCTCAGTTACTGGGATTTCACGCCCAAAGAGTACCTGCCCGAAGAGGAGAAAGCCCTCGCGGACCTCCGCACAACCGGGCGTTATGGCCCTTTTGAGAAAGAATACATACGAAAAGACGGCAGTCGCTACCCCGTACGCTTGCAGGGCATGATCAGTGAGGAAATAGACGGCCGGAAAGTCATCTGGTCGCTTGTCGAGGACATCAGTGAGCGCAAGAAGCTCGACAGGATGAAAGACCAGTTTATTGCGACTGTCAGCCATGAACTGCGTACACCGCTGACGTCCATCAAGGGCAGTCTCGGCCTGTTGGCCGGGGGGGCGGCCGGTGAGCTGCCGCATAAAGCGCAGAAACTGCTGGAAACGGCTGAGCGCAATACCAGCCGCCTGATGCATCTGATCAACGACCTGCTGGATATGGAAAAACTGGTGGCGGGCAAGATGACCATGGCGCCGCAGAAGCAAGCCTTGGCGCCCATTCTAGATGAGGCGATTGAGTCTGTCCGGGAATACCTGCATTCCCACAGCGTCAACATTAACACCCCCCAGGCGTGGCCAGCGATCACGGTTAAGGTCGACAGCCAGCGGCTTGTCCAGGCCCTGACGAACCTGTTGTCCAACGCCATGAAATTTTCCCCGGAAAATAGCCCTGTGGAAGTCTCGGTCATTGAGCAGGACGAAACCGCTGAAATCCGCATCCGGGATCACGGCTCCGGGGTGTCGCCGGAGTTTCAGGAACGACTGTTTCAGCGGTTCAGCCAGGCCGACGCCACCGATAGCCGCAAGCTGCCCGGCACCGGGCTGGGACTGGCGATAACCCGTGAAATCTGCCAGCAGCTTGGCGGCCAGGTTGGCTATCGCGATGCCGCTGGCGGTGGTGCCGAGTTCTATATTCAGTTACCGGTGATTAAATCATGA
- a CDS encoding response regulator produces the protein MTFATQAIATFGLVLLAVLGNMLSLPLFFGIHFIFGSVVVMLAIRLVGFWPAVWVALAGSAYTWVLWGHPYAMLVFTLEAVVVGLLYRRGLNNLVLADLAFWLVAGTTLILPLYTGVVGMDTTPAIMIALKQSLNGLFNALIAGLLVKILVWRFQKGTVEWLPPYIRLNELLFHVILTLALIVGSIPVIIDSHEDETELERRLASVMERALTATADRLGQNPDASEVLETELRRFEYTDAIDGIALLNVEGNLIAQAGDVVSTSSGMSRGITGLENLDIWLPVSDESLVNRWRQGHYQYQLPINGLAGGTKLIADKAAGALIQTLERKRNESFVLLAVMALLSIVVSFLLSRLLTRPLVQLDNASKQLSETIRRRDPPEMPTSPVFEYGTLSASLQTMATALGQTFFELDNARDTLEQQVQARTRELASTSTMLSNVLEASTEFAIIATDTEGTITLFNTGAENLLGYDSNDVVGAQSPALFHLPSEIEARSVALSDALGETVTGFDVFVKNALREGFETREWSYLTKRGDSMPVMLTVTPIFDDADKLTGFLGVAEDITDRKRMEKMKNEFISTVSHELRTPLTSVSGALGLALSGKLGDIPEKVKKLLKTAHRNSERLAHLINDLLDIEKIATGKVNLDMKVQPLQPILEQAVEENRAYGAERHIKLTLYSEIPRQNVKVDEQRLKQVLANLLSNAIKFSPDGGTVTVEAASTDTDITVNVIDQGPGIPEDFHHKIFQRFAQADSSDTRQQGGTGLGLAITQQLVTRMGGTIDFETTAGEGTRFFFSLPMISPAEKAPSDLSPKNTDGLSSESPKILVVEDDPDIASLLRIMLEDAGYRVAICHSGAEALESIEAGNWDLISLDLMLPDVSGLDIIRRLKKQAATADIPIVVVSAKVNQGQLELDTEADNIAWLAKPIDQQKLIELVRHQLSQGHCPKILHVEDDVDLHDILSAMVSDHLSLERAGTLADAKRLLKQHAYDAVLLDIGLPDGSGWDLIPDIESAQPGAAIVILSGEDIGKEAPSAVASVLLKNRLTSEQLVSVIRRHI, from the coding sequence ATGACCTTTGCAACGCAAGCCATCGCCACATTCGGTCTGGTTCTGCTCGCGGTTTTGGGCAATATGCTCAGCCTTCCCCTGTTCTTTGGCATACATTTTATTTTTGGCTCTGTCGTCGTGATGCTAGCCATCAGGTTGGTGGGTTTTTGGCCTGCTGTCTGGGTAGCGCTGGCCGGCAGTGCCTACACCTGGGTACTTTGGGGCCATCCCTATGCCATGCTTGTCTTTACGCTGGAAGCGGTTGTTGTCGGCCTTTTGTACCGGCGCGGCCTGAACAATCTGGTACTGGCCGATCTGGCTTTCTGGCTCGTGGCCGGTACCACCCTTATTCTACCCTTGTATACAGGCGTGGTGGGCATGGATACGACGCCCGCCATCATGATTGCTCTCAAGCAGTCGCTGAATGGGCTGTTCAATGCCCTTATTGCAGGGCTGTTGGTCAAGATACTGGTGTGGCGGTTTCAGAAGGGGACAGTTGAATGGCTGCCACCCTATATCCGGCTAAATGAATTGCTCTTCCATGTTATTCTGACCCTGGCGCTGATCGTCGGATCCATCCCCGTGATCATTGACAGCCATGAGGACGAAACAGAACTGGAGAGGCGCTTGGCCAGTGTCATGGAGCGCGCCCTGACCGCCACAGCGGATCGCCTGGGGCAGAACCCCGATGCCTCCGAAGTTCTTGAAACCGAGCTGCGGCGCTTTGAATACACCGATGCCATAGACGGCATAGCGCTGCTCAATGTGGAGGGCAACCTTATTGCCCAGGCCGGCGACGTCGTCTCGACGTCATCAGGAATGAGCCGCGGGATCACCGGCCTGGAGAATCTGGACATCTGGCTGCCGGTTTCCGATGAAAGCCTGGTGAATCGCTGGCGGCAGGGACACTACCAATACCAGCTGCCGATCAATGGCCTGGCGGGCGGCACCAAATTGATAGCGGATAAGGCGGCCGGGGCGCTGATTCAGACCCTGGAACGTAAACGCAATGAGAGCTTCGTTTTATTGGCGGTGATGGCCCTGCTGAGCATTGTGGTCAGCTTTTTACTCAGTCGCCTTCTGACACGTCCGTTGGTACAACTGGACAACGCCAGCAAACAACTGTCTGAGACAATTCGCCGGCGTGATCCTCCTGAGATGCCAACAAGCCCGGTGTTTGAGTATGGCACTTTGTCGGCTTCTCTCCAGACCATGGCCACGGCACTGGGCCAGACCTTTTTTGAACTGGACAATGCACGCGATACGCTGGAACAGCAAGTCCAGGCGCGCACCCGCGAACTGGCCAGCACCTCCACCATGCTGAGCAATGTTCTGGAAGCGTCAACGGAGTTTGCCATTATCGCCACCGATACCGAGGGAACCATCACCCTGTTCAACACCGGCGCTGAAAATTTGCTCGGGTACGACTCAAATGACGTGGTTGGCGCGCAAAGTCCCGCGCTGTTTCATCTTCCATCTGAAATAGAAGCACGGTCGGTGGCGCTGTCCGATGCACTTGGCGAGACCGTCACAGGCTTTGATGTCTTCGTGAAAAACGCCCTGCGCGAGGGCTTCGAGACGCGGGAATGGTCCTACCTGACCAAACGGGGTGACTCAATGCCAGTCATGTTGACCGTCACCCCCATTTTCGATGACGCGGATAAGCTGACCGGCTTTCTCGGCGTTGCCGAGGACATCACCGATCGCAAGCGTATGGAAAAAATGAAAAACGAATTCATTTCCACCGTCAGTCACGAACTGCGCACACCACTGACCTCCGTGAGCGGCGCTCTCGGGCTCGCTTTGAGCGGTAAGCTGGGGGATATACCCGAAAAGGTCAAAAAACTGTTGAAGACCGCCCATCGAAACAGTGAGCGATTGGCGCACCTGATCAATGATTTGCTGGACATCGAAAAGATCGCGACGGGTAAAGTGAATTTAGATATGAAGGTTCAACCGCTTCAACCCATTCTTGAGCAGGCCGTGGAGGAAAACAGGGCCTACGGCGCCGAGCGCCATATCAAACTGACGCTGTACAGCGAGATACCCCGGCAAAACGTCAAGGTTGATGAGCAGCGGTTAAAGCAGGTGCTGGCCAACCTGCTGTCCAATGCCATCAAGTTTTCTCCCGACGGCGGTACAGTCACTGTCGAGGCAGCCAGTACGGATACCGATATCACCGTCAACGTGATCGACCAGGGCCCGGGTATTCCAGAGGATTTTCACCACAAGATATTTCAGCGATTTGCTCAGGCGGACAGCTCAGACACGCGTCAACAAGGGGGCACGGGGCTCGGCCTGGCCATTACCCAACAGCTGGTTACCCGCATGGGCGGCACGATTGACTTCGAGACAACCGCCGGCGAAGGAACGCGCTTTTTCTTTTCGCTTCCAATGATATCACCGGCTGAAAAGGCACCCTCTGACCTTTCTCCCAAAAATACCGACGGCTTATCCAGTGAGTCACCCAAAATACTGGTCGTGGAAGATGATCCAGACATTGCCAGCCTCTTGAGAATTATGCTGGAGGATGCGGGGTATCGGGTGGCCATCTGTCATTCTGGTGCAGAGGCGCTTGAATCCATAGAAGCGGGCAACTGGGATCTGATCAGCCTTGACCTGATGTTGCCGGATGTCAGTGGTCTCGACATCATCAGACGGCTGAAGAAGCAGGCAGCCACCGCTGACATTCCCATTGTCGTGGTATCCGCCAAAGTGAACCAGGGCCAGCTGGAGCTTGATACCGAGGCAGACAATATTGCTTGGCTGGCAAAACCCATTGACCAGCAGAAGCTGATCGAGTTGGTGAGGCATCAGCTATCACAGGGGCACTGTCCGAAAATTCTGCACGTTGAAGATGATGTAGATTTACACGATATCCTTTCGGCCATGGTCAGTGACCACTTAAGCCTGGAACGGGCAGGAACCCTGGCTGATGCCAAAAGGCTGCTAAAACAGCACGCTTATGATGCCGTTTTGCTTGATATTGGTCTGCCCGACGGCTCAGGGTGGGATTTGATCCCGGATATCGAGAGCGCACAACCCGGTGCGGCCATCGTCATCTTGTCCGGCGAGGATATCGGAAAGGAGGCACCTTCAGCCGTCGCGAGTGTATTGCTGAAAAACAGGCTGACTTCTGAGCAGCTCGTCAGTGTGATCCGGCGACATATTTAA